One genomic segment of Helianthus annuus cultivar XRQ/B chromosome 14, HanXRQr2.0-SUNRISE, whole genome shotgun sequence includes these proteins:
- the LOC110909296 gene encoding uncharacterized protein LOC110909296: protein MSKRGKRGVASFQKNYKEEDYKVDFDKNNRPVGAMSSPFMSWFGLKVRQTFPYHIDTKDFERNRWEELWLDTKRLWNIQTDGAKKFMLKKAKKLCTKFRSRLVINYVNKGKRPFEKYAYLDPAHWDEFVQKKTSKEFLDISEKAKASANANTNFSRLGRTGFAGLDAKTDIIWPLLEAKYPYLKTIQDKRAKAWIMSKKIKNPETNSYELAPDSHETIERLVRTEREMIEDGSYFAGKDDPIVRVMGREHGGRTRAVSELIGSTQVHGGLFNNSKKRARRCNSLDANKEKGSVSWVDKNSGGPIISYPPIEKLTPCEMLFPFQVSDELTVAIGQIWPTSDRILHGKLISEGFVKVQVDNVIEGCEKMPVLEVTKTVDIKCVGDMLHCFVQWPRDAVKIVNKETSSRSVSFLRTNPRLDSSSHTGASPQTQAGDISAISCYHPEIEEDPYELQMPIQQNIDQMSFMNMLMEVQELPEKQMANSHAPNLDPEFIDPEVTTALERTKTRPRAIQDMVELLSRCVGDNHSIQISSPARMYPQTVQDSIPYVELLQLFSNDWLDITVIHWFAMYFYESHNSRSAFFNPHHIKGDSCTKNSEGVQEHIIDMFMFHTDKTFFLAPYLAK, encoded by the exons ATGTCAAAAAGAGGCAAACGTGGTGTTGCTTCTTTTCAAAAGAATTATAAAGAGGAGGATTATAAGGTAGATTTTGACAAAAATAATCGCCCGGTGGGTGCAATGAGTTCTCCATTTATGTCATGGTTTGGGCTGAAAGTTAGACAAACGTTTCCATATCATATTGATACGAAGGATTTTGAAAGAAACCGGTGGGAAGAATTATGGTTGGATACCAAG AGGTTATGGAATATTCAAACTGATGGGGCAAAAAAGTTTATGCTTAAAAAAGCAAAGAAGCTTTGTACAAAATTCAGAAGCAGGCTTGTTATCAACTATGTTAATAAAGGAAAAAGGCCTTTTGAGAAATATGCATATCTCGATCCTGCGCATTGGGATGAATTCGTTCAGAAAAAGACAAGCAAAGAATTTTTG GATATAAGCGAGAAGGCCAAAGCAAGTGCAAACGCGAACACAAACTTCTCCCGACTAGGACGAACTGGGTTTGCGGGATTGGATGCTAAAACCGATATCATATGGCCTCTACTTGAAGCAAAGTATCCATATCTTAAAACTATACAAGATAAACGTGCCAAAGCGTGGATAAtgagtaaaaaaataaaaaacccagaAACTAACTCGTATGAACTTGCACCAGATTCGCATGAAACAATCGAACGTTTG GTCCGCACCGAGAGAGAGATGATAGAAGATGGTAGTTATTTTGCCGGAAAGGATGACCCGATTGTTAGAGTTATGGGACGTGAACACGGCGGAAGAACACGGGCAGTCTCCGAGCTTATAG GTTCAACACAGGTTCATGGAGGATTGTTCAACAATAGTAAAAAGCGAGCAAGAAGGTGCAATAGTTTGGATGCGAACAAGGAGAAAGGCTCGGTATCATGGGTGGACAAGAATTCCGGTGGACCGATCATATCCTATCCACCTATCGAG AAATTGACACCATGTGAGATGCTTTTTCCATTCCAAGTTAGCGATGAGTTGACGGTGGCTATAGGGCAGATATGGCCAACTTCTGATAGGATTCTACATGGCAAACTAATAAGCGAGGGTTTTGTAAAAGTTCAAGTAGATAATGTCATTGAAGGTTGCGAGAAAATGCCTGTTCTTGAAGTAACTAAAACTGTGGACATTAAATGTGTTGGAGACATGCTTCACTGTTTTGTTCAATGGCCAAGGGATGCAGTAAAG ATTGTGAACAAGGAAACATCCAGCAGGTCTGTGAGTTTCTTGAGAACGAACCCGAGGCTCGATTCATCAAGCCACACAGGCGCCTCGCCTCAAACACAAGCCGGTGACATCTCGGCGATTTCATGTTATCATCCAGAG aTTGAGGAAGACCCGTATGAACTACAAATGCCTATTCAACAAAACATTGATCAGATGAGTTTTATGAATATG TTAATGGAAGTGCAAGAACTACCTGAAAAACAAATGGCAAACAGTCATGCTCCTAATCTAGATCCAGAATTTATCGATCCTGAAGTAACTACTGCTTTGGAAAGAACAAAGACTAGGCCTCGTGCAATTCAAGATATGGTTGAACTATTATCAAGGTGTGTTGGGGATAACCATAGCATTCAGATTTCTTCACCGGCCAGGATGTATCCCCAAACGGTTCAGGATAGTATTCCATATGTGGAGTTGTTACAACTATTTTCTAATGATTGGCTTGACATCACTGTGATACATTGGTTTGCAAT GTATTTTTATGAGTCACATAATTCTCGAAGCGCATTTTTTAATCCGCACCACATCAAAGGTGATTCATGCACGAAAAATTCTGAAGGCGTTCAAGAACATATCATAGATATGTTTATGTTCCATACCGACAAAACATTTTTTCTTGCGCCATATTTAGCCAAGTAA